In Desulfobacterales bacterium, the genomic stretch GTTTTTCCGCTTTTAATATCGGCCTCGCCCTGGGAAAGCGCCTTCAATATTCCGATTGCATTGCGCATATTTTCATAGCTTTCAGGGTCCTGAAGAATGGCGCGCGGTTCCCCGTTTTGGGTAATAATGACAGGACATCGGGTCTCGTTGATTTGATTGAGTAAATCTGCTGCTTTGGATTTCAGGTAAGTAACCGGCTTGATATCGCGTGTAATGTTCATTTTTTTCACCTCCTGTCCGAATATAATACTAAATTCAGACCGATTATCAAGCGTATTATTCTTTACCGGCAGCGAGGCGCCTTTGTTTTTTAACCGGCCTTCTGTTTAAGACTGCCGCGAATCAGGTTCTGTGCATCCCAGGGATCGGCAATCTCGATAAAATCCCAACGGCCGAAGCCGCCGTGGTTGTTTACGGCCGGAATCCAGAGGGCGCGGGCCGTGGTGACTTTGGCTGCCTTGTCTTTTTTGGCTTCGCCGGTGACCTCGATGATGAGGTTCAGCAAATCGCCGTCGCCTCTGCCGTCGTCAAGGCAGGCAATAAAATCCGGGTTGTAATTCTTTTCTTTGCCGTTAAATATGTAAGGAATGGTAAACCCGAGATGGTAGTTTTTGACATACCGGCGCACCTCGTTCATATCCTCTAATGCCTGAGCCATTTTCTGCTCCCAGGAGTCGGTATCGGCCACAACATGCGACACCTGGCATTTATCTTCTTTTGTGGCATAGACCGGCCGGATCGTATCAAAATCCACATAGCGGGTAGAACCGAGCGTGTCATAAGGGCGCAGGATCGGCTTTAAGGCAGGTATGCCGTAGCTCGACTGTACAATGGCCTTGTAGATCCGGTCTGCGGCAGCATGGGCAAAATCGATCAGCAGAAGGAGCTGCGGAAAGGTATGGTCTTTGAGCGTTACACACTGAGCCAGCCAGCGTTTGGCAATCGCCAAAAGCTGCGGAAAAAGCCAGGGCTTGTCGTTGCCGTCGTCATCGCGAAAGTACTGCTCCAGGGTAAGTTTGGCGAGCAGAAAGGCGATTTCGTTGGACCGGCGGCGTTTAAGATCCTCCAAGCGATGTTTCTCTGTGGCACCGACAATCGGGGACATTTCAGTTTCGGTAGGAACGTCGGCGGTGGAAAGCGAAAGCCTGGAGTCTTCGCCAAAGGTTGCGATGAGCTTTTCACCGGGCACATCGTAGCGGTAGCCTTGCAGGCGAGGGAAGGTGATTTCGCAAGAAAGCCGGTTTTCCAGGGCGCGCACGCGGGTCGGCACGGGCCCGGGTTTCGGTTCTTTGGTGGATCCGCTGCAGGGGATGAAAGAAAACGGTACACCGTAAACCTCGGCATACTCGGGCGGATATAGATCCAGGTCCGGCGGGTAGGACATGCGCCGCAGAGCCCGGCCGACCACCTGCTCGCACAGAAGCTGGGTGCCGAAGGCGCGCACACCCAGGACATGGGTAACGGTGTTGGCATCCCAACCTTCCGTCAGCATGGAAACGCTGACAACGCATTTGACGTGCTCGCCCAGCTTGCCGGATTTGCCGACCGTGTTCATCACCTCACGAAGCAGATCTTCATCCGTGAGATCTTCCGCATCCCGGCCGGGAAAGCGCAGGCGGTATTCATCCTTAAATTCCTCTATTTCGCGGGCGGCTATTTTTTTAAATTCGGCGCTCATGGACTCCCCCGATTCAAGCTGCCAGCTGTCCACCAGAATCGTGTTGGGACGTTTCAGCCAGCCGCCCCGGCTGTCGTCGTTGCCAAAGATAGGGAGCTGGCCGGACTGGACAACCGTGGCTTCGCCAATCGGTTTTTCCCATCCGGCAATATAGTCGAAAACAAGCTTCGAGACATTGGTATTGTTGCAGACTACGATAAAGACCGGCGGGGTAAGGCCCTTGGCCCTGGCCTCATCGTTTTTCTCCCACAGACGGTAATATTTCTCGTAATTGCTGTAGAGGCTGTGCAAAGCGCCCTGAAGCTCGGCCGGCAGCTTGGGTTCACCACTGACCGCCTGGGTTCTGCGCCCTTTTTTGGGGAGCTCCTCGCGGATGCGCAGCCAGAGATCACGATAGGTGGGCTGCTCGCCGGTCATGGAATCGTCGGCAACCGGCACGCGCGGAACCTTGACAATGCCGGCCTCAATGGAGTCGATCAGCGAAAAGTCGGAAACGACCCAGGGAAAGAGGATGCCTTCCGGGTAGCCGGAGCCGCGCAGAAAAAACGGCGTGGCCGAAAGATCATAGATGACTTTCACGCCGATCTTGGCCTTGACCGCCTCAATGCCGGAAATCCAGACCCGGGCCTCTTCCTCGCGCTGTTTGGCTTCAATCCGGTCATCACCGGTAAGTTTAACGTCGTCGCCGTCCGGCTTGCGCCGGTAGCAGTGGTGGGCCTCGTCATTGATAATGACAATGTTTTTCTTGCTCCCAAGCTCGCGGCAGACGCGGCGCACCATCTGAGCGGGCGTTTCGGTGAATGCACTGGTATCACCCCTGGCAAGGATGGTTTTGGTGAGCTTGCCGGCGGCAACCTTTTCCCGCTGTTGGAAAGCATGGAAGTTGGTGATGAGGATCTTGGCCCGGTCAAGTAGTTTGAGCTGGTCAGCCGGGAGGACGTCGCGCTGGCGGTAATAGTTCTGCGGGTCGTTGGGGAAGAGGACGCGCAAACGGTCCCGGATCGTGATGCCGGGGGCAATCAGTAAAAACGTATCGGAAAAGCGCGCCGCCTGGGGGTCGGCCAGCTTGTTGAGCGCCTGCCAGGCGATCAGCATGGCCATGACCACGGTTTTGCCGGAGCCGGTCGCCATTTTAAAGGCTGTGCGCGGCAGGCCCGGATTGGAGGTGTCGTTGGCAGCCCGAAGATCATTTTCGATCCAGGCATCGCCGAATTTGCGGGCCACCTCGGTAATATAGATTGCGGTTTCAAGGGCTTCTATCTGGCAGAAAAAGAGCTTTTTCTCGCGGTCGGGATCGGTCCAGTACTTAAGCAGCCGGGTCGTGGTGGGCGTAACCCCGAGATAACCGCCTTTGCGCCACAGGCTGACGCGGCGCCGGACTTCGTTGACGAATTTATTTTCTTCGATGCGGTCCTGGGTCCACTCGGTTTCGAAAAGGGCGCGCTGTTTTCCTTTTTTCTTGGGGCGGGCGATGGGCACGAAATAGGAGCTGATCCTGCGGCCGTCCTCAATTTCATTGGTGATGCCTTCGTCGGTGAAGCGAAAATGGCGGGTGGGCTCGCGAAAGGGCGAATTTAAAACCGGGTTTTCGATGACGACCTGTTTCATGGGCGGTTCACTTTTTCTGCCGGTTTGCTAAAGTAGATAAATTTAAGGACATTGCGAACGGGCCAAGATGCAGTTTTAAACTCGAAACCCGCAGGGGCATGAAGGCGCGTAGCGTTCAGGACGATGTTCCTCTTCATGATGAAAACATCTCCGATTGGCCGGCGGTGAGGAATCAGTCCGGATTTATAGGATGATTGCTGATAACTTATTAAATCGAATACAAAAATATTAATAAAGAGTCAATCTTAAAATGCTTCGCAGCGGCTTTCCGCGATCACTTTAAGAAACTGAAGCCGGGCCGACTGTTCGAATGGGCATCCCCATCTATATGGGAAGGGGGAATTTCACCTGCGTAAAGACTGAATAACTATTGTCTTTGGCTTCTACTACGGCAATAGGGTTATTGTATCTAAAAATTGATAACAGCGCCAGCGATAGCATCGTTGGCTTGACGCCCTTGCTTAATTGCGGGGGCGTTTCTTTTTTGATCTGATTATTCCATAACCGGCTTTTTTTTCGGCAACCATTAGCCGTTTTGGACAGCTTCCGCGCTGAATTTGAACATGGATCGTCGCCCCAAGAACCTCCGACACACGTCGCAACATGCTCAGGGAATGCCCTTCATATGAGGGTGATTCCAGTCGACTGATCTGCTGTTGAGACGTTCCCGCTAGATTTGCCAGCTCTTTTTGAGACAACCCGCATTCCTCTCTTAAAGCAGCGAGTTGCAAGGCAATATCCCAGGCTTTACCAGCCTTTTTAAAGCGCTCCACGAAATCCGGATCTTTCAACTGTTCTTCAAGATATGCGTTAAAATCGATTTCCTTCAAATCGTTGAGAAACTCCTGCATGGGGGATCGTCCTGAAATTGTTTTGTAAAATTCTATCGCAAATTCCATATCGGGTCAACACCAAATTTGATGTAATGGTTTTATAACGGAGATACATTGCAACCGTTTAAAATATTTAGCGACAACAATGTTGAATTGAATGTTATTTTTTACTTTGCAAGTTATCGATCGCCTCTTCCACAACCCCTCGCAGCTCCTCGGTTAATTCCGCTGACCGATAGGCTTCCAGACGGGAAAACCATCCCGCATCCCCCGTTAACCCGAATAGATAGAGCATGTCTCCCCTGACACTCTCGTCCACGGCATCCAGTTTTTGCCAGATGGGGTCAAGGGCCGTTCGGGCCAGCGCCGGGCTGCGCTCGGCGATATCTTCGAACACGACCATGGCCCCCAAACGCGTCTGGAAATCAGGATGCATCAGCGTTTCCAGGAATCCGGGAAAAATATTGAACAGCGGCAGCGGCATAATGCGCGTGACCACATCCCGGCAGTGGGGGCAGTAGTTGGTCAGGTAGATTTTTATGCGTGACGGCAACTGGACAGCCTTGAGGGAAGCGGTGTCGAATTCCGGCAGCTCACCGGAATCCTGAGCGATCATGGCCGCAAGTTCAAAAAAAGGTTTAAGTTCTGCACCCGCCGGCACCAGGTGATAGCGCCATGCGTTTCCCGGCAACAAGGCGGGGATTTCCGTCCCCTCCCCGTTCTCCGTAATGAATCCAACTTTTGACGCAAGCTGCGACAGCATTCCGCCGAATTTTTCAAACAGCCCGGTTCTTTCATCGGCTATCTGGTACAGCCGAATGGATATGGGTTTCGACAAGCGTCTATTCCATTCACGGATAAAGTCGACCTGGCCTGAAGTTAAATCCATCCCATTTAATCCTTAAATTGACAACGAACAACGGTGACGTTAATATTCGAAATAAATAGCGGCTTTTTGAAATTTTATCCAGTTAATATTGAACAGTCCGGCGGTTGAAACGCTGCATTATTAAAAACCATCGGGAGTTATGATTTGAACCCCCCGGAATTGCATACAATCCTGGAAAATGCCTCTATCCCCGAACATTCCGCTCAATTTATGAGCGCCATGTCAGGGGGTGAGCCGTTTTTGGAGGGCCCCTATCTTTTCATTGCCGCCGAAGATTGGCTCCTGGCGGTGGGTTACCCCCTCGATGGCGAATACCGGGCCGAAGAATTTGGTGCAGCCCTGTCCCGGGCCCTGCAACGCACCCGGGCGCGCGACTGCTGGGCCATCTCTCCGGACCTGCCCGGGAATTTAAAACCCCACTGCTGCGACCGGGACCGGTATTACATTCTGAATGCCGACGCTACGGTGTCTCCCCGGCTGGATCGTCTTTCCCAACGGGCAGCCGCCTTGCTGCAAGTGGAAGAAGGCGCTGTTTTTACCCCGGCGCACCGGCGTCTGTGGGCTGAATTCGTGGGTCGTAAAGGATTGCCGCCAACCGTACGGGAACTGTTCGCCCGAACCGAGACGGTTTTAAAGTACGCTCCCGGCCTGTCGCTCTTAAATGCCTGGGATGGCGACGGCAACCTGGCGGCCAGCCTGCTTTTGGATTCGGCGCCGCACCGTTTCTGCTCCTATCTCATCGGCGCCCACTCCCGCACCCACCATACCCCGTATGCTTCCGATCTGCTCTTTCGTGAAATGATTCGCCGGGCCGCTGAAAGCGGAAAAACCTACCTGCATCTGGGTTTGGGCGTCAATGCGGGAATCCGCCGTTTCAAGACAAAGTGGGGTGCAGCACCCGGCCCGGCATATGAAATGGCGCAGTGGCAGGAAAACGGTACAGAACGGGCAGGCGCCGGGTTGCTCATGGACATGCTGGCAGCCCTGCCCCGGGAACCCGTGTCCAAGGAACAGTTTATGGCAAGCCTGCCGAAGCAGCGGCGCTTTAACATGCTCTGGGAAATCGAAAAAAACGGACGCACGTCATGGATCGGCGGCACCGCTCATTTTTTCTGTTACAGCTTTGAGTTTTCCCTGCGGAAACTCTTTGAAAAAGTCGACACGGTCTTGTTCGAAGGGCCGCTGGATTCGACCAGCCTGGAACAGGTATCCGAAACCGGCCGCCATCCCGATCCGGAAAGTCCCCGGCTCATGGACGCACTGACCGAAGCCGAAGTCCGTAGTCTGGAAAGGGTCGTCTGCGGCCCCCGGGGTTTCTGGGCCGCTCTCATAGGCACCCGCATGCCGGACCCGCCCGATGTAAGCTATTTCTTGTCCCGGACCCGTCACTGGACGGCTTTTTTCTCGCTTTGGTCCGAATTTCTCAAACGACAGGGCTGGACGCAGTCCGTCGATCTGGAAGCCTGGCATCTGGGCCATGACATGGGAAAATCGGTTGTCGCCATGGAGACCATCCCGGAACAGATCCAGACCCTGGAAAGCATCAGCATTGAGCGAATCGTCAATTTCTTTCGCCAATCTCACCTTTGGCAAGGGTATATCAAGCGCTATGTGCGCGCCTATCTCAAGGGGGATGTGGATAATCTGTATGGGACCAGCGCTGAATTTCCCACCCGCTCCGAGTTCGTCATCCACCGCCGCGACGCCGTCTTTCTGGAACGCATGGGCCCCCACCTGGAAGAAGGGCGCTGTGCGGTGTTTGTGGGATCGGCGCACATGATCAACCTGCGCCGGATGCTGGTCGAAGCCGGGTTCATGGTCCGGAGGGGCCGATGATCGGGCCCGACCGGCTGGACCGGGTCAGCGCCGGCGCCGTGGTTCCCGAACAGGTCATTTCCTACGTGCGTTCTGTGGCAGGGTCGCGACCCCGCCTGTTCGGCGCTTGCGTGGGCTATGAGACGGAAGGACAACTCGTTCTCATCGGATACCCGCTGCACGATCCCGTGGATAGCAACGCCATGTCCCATGCCGTGGATCAGGCGTTGAAGATCCCCGGGTTGCAGAAGATCACCGTCATCAGCCCTACCCGGCCGCCCCAGGCCCCCGGGAAAATCCGATCCGGCCGGGACGACTACTTTGTATTGCCGGTACCGGCGCCGCCGCCCGCAGCGAAACTGAGAAATCTGTTGCGCCGGGCGGACCGCGAGCTGACCATCGAACACGGCCGGCAGCTTGAACACGACCACCAGGCCCTGGTGGATCGCTTTTTGTCACAGCGAACACTGGCAGCCGGCACACGCCGGATTTTCAGGCAAATCCCCCGCTACCTCCAGGCGTCTCCCGGCAGTATGCTTGTCTCCGCCCGGACCGCCGGGGGGCGGCTGGCCGCGTTTGCCGTGGGAGAATACGCGTCGCTGCATACCGCTTTGTTCATGTTCTGCTTCCGGGATCCATCCCTGGCGCCGCCGGGCAGTTCCGACCGGGTCTTTTCCGGTCTAATGGACGAAGCGGCCCGGCGCGGACATACCCGTATGAATTTGGGCCTGGGGGTCAACGCGGGTATCCGTTTTTTCAAACGCAAATGGGGCGCTCAGCCATTTCTGCCCTGCATCCAAACCGAGTGGGAGATAAAACCGGCGGACCCGGTGTCACGGCTGTAAAATTTTGGGAGGCACTGAACACATGAATTTAAATAAGCTCACACCGGCAAATCGTAAATTCCGGGGTCCCGGCTTCTGGGAAACCTTCAAAGAGACATTTCTAGGCGTCCGCCGACCCCTGGACTGCCTTCAGGTGGAAGTTACTTCCCGCTGCCCGGGCCGCTGCACCTATTGCCCCCGAACGGTTTTACAGGAAAACTGGCTGGGTCGCGACATGGCGGGAGACACCTTTGTCCGGCTGTGGCCCCTGATGCGGCGGGCAGGCCGGGTTCATCTCCAGGGTTGGGGGGAGCCGCTCCTAAACCCGTTCTTTTTTGAAATGGTCGCCCTGGCCCGCAAGGCCGGCTGCAGTGTTTCCACCACCACCGGCGGTCTGCTCATGACGCCGGACCTGGCGCTCCGGATCGTTGACAGCGGGATAGACATCGTGGCGTTTTCTCTGGCCGGTACGGATTCCACCGGCAACGCCCCCCGCCACGGCATGGATTTCGGCCAGGTGTGTGCCGCGATATCGACGTTGCAGATGGTCCGGGAAAAACGGCAGGGCGTCCACCTGGAAATCCATATTGCCTATCTCCTGCTGGCATCCAACCTGGACAACGTACGCGGACTCCCCGACCTGATGAAACGGCTGGGGGTGCACGCCGTCGTCATCAGCACGCTGGACTTCCTTCCGGACCCACAATTGACCGGGGAAGCTTTCTCACTTCAGGATCCCCATAAACTTGCCCGTGCTGCCGTCGTCCTGGAAGAGACCGCCATCCGGGCACGGGAACTGGATTTAGGGTTTCACTTCGAACTTCCCGATCCAGACGCCCCCGGCAACAACTGCCGCGAAAACATCCAGCGCTCCCTGTTTGTCTCGGCCGACGGCGCGGTGTCTCCCTGCGTTTATGTGAATGTGCCCATGAGCTGCCAGGATCCCAACCGCCGGGTTTTCGGGAATGTCCGCGAGCAGGACCCCATGGAAATATGGGACAGTGAAGCGTTTCGCAGCTTCCGCGACAGCCTCGCCCAGGGGAATCCTAACACGCCCTGCCGGTCCTGCCCGAAACGGATGATGAAGTAATCGCAGGTCATCGCAGTCCTGAGACCTTGTGGTGTGGTTCTGGAATGTATACCTACAGGATTTCACTCGATATTTGAAATTCCAAGTATCAAATCCCAATTCTCAAACAAACATCAATGACCAAAATCCCTAAAATGAAAACAATAAATCATAAAAGGTTTCGGAAATTGATTATTGGCAACTGAAATTTGTTTGTATTTTGGTGCTTGGATTTTGTGATTATACAAAGATAAGTACAAAGTAAATCAGGTAAACTCTGATCTTTTCCCCGAGGAATCATTATCGTCTCTGCAGTATTCATCCGCGCGGATGAAACTGCTCATGGACGATTTTCAGCCGCTCCCGGGCCACATGGGTATAGATCTGGGTGGTGGAGATATCCACATGCCCCAGCATGATCTGCACCGCCCTTAAATCCGCGCCGCCTTCCAGCAGATGACTGGCAAACGAATGCCGCAGCGAATGCGGCGTGACATTTTTATGAATGCCGGCCCGCAGGACATACCGCCGGAGCAGTTTCCAGAACCCCTGGCGGGTCATGGGCTTACCCGCCCGACCCACAAAGAGGTGGGAGCTGATATGTGTCTTTAACAGCAGCGGCCGGAATGTTTCCAGATAGGTATTGATTTTTTCCTTGGCGTAAAGACCGATGGGCACCACCCGCTCCTTGGCGCCTTTGCCGAACACCCTGACAAAACCGGCTTCAAGGTTGACATCGCGAACCTTAAGATTGACCAGTTCGGAAACCCGCAGCCCGGCTGCATAGAGAAGCTCGATCATGGCGGCATCTCTGGTCTCTTTGGGTTTGCCGGGGTCCGGCGCATTTAAAAGCTTCTCAACATCTTTGATGGACAGAACATCCGGCAGCCGCAGCCCGCTTTTGGGCATATCGATCTGACGCGACGGGTCCTGGGTCAATAGTTTCTCCTGGACCAAGAAACGAAAAAAACCCCGCAGCGTTACCAGATGGCGGGCCCTGGAACGGGGGCCCAGGCCGCTGTTCCGGAGGGATATCAGGTGTTTCAATAATACCGCCGGATCCACAGATGCAACCTGATCGATTCCGGCTTGTTTGAGAAAATTCAGGAACTCGGATAGATCAAGGCTGTAGGCTTCAATGGTTTTAGCGGCCAGGCCTTTTTCAACCAGCATGTAATTGATATAACGGTCGACAAATTCATCCATTGCAGACATGCTTATACTCCCAACCGGACTTCGTCCACGGTCGTTCTGTTCAGAACATCGACCCCGTCAGCCGTGACCACAATCATATTCTCCAGGCGGACACCGCCCCAACCCGGCAGATAGATGCCCGGCTCCACCGTGCATACCATTCCTGCCGCCAGTTTTTTATCGCCCAGGGGACTGAGCCGGGGCTGTTCGTGAATGGCCAGGCCGACGCCGTGACCCAACCCATGGCCGAAGCAATCTTTAAAACCCATCTTTTCAATATGGCGCCGGGCAATCTCGTCCACGGCTTTGGTGCCGATTCCCGGTTTTATGGCTTCAATGGCCATTTCCTGGGCTTCCCTGACGGTTTGAAAGACTTTTTGAAAGGTTGTATCCGGTTCCCCCATGACCAGGGTACGGGAAATATCCGAGCAATACCCTTCCAGGCGGATCCCCCAGTCAAACAGGATCGGTTCGTCCGACCGCAGCGGACGGTCCCCGGGAATGGCGTGGGGCAGCGCGCTGTTGGGTCCCGAAGCCACGATGGCAGGAAAGGACAGCCCGTCTGCACCCGCTTCCCGCAGCGCCTTCTCCAAAGACCAGGCCGCCTCTTTTTCGGTCATGCCCGGTCTTATATCAGCGGCAACCTGGCCGAAAACGGATTCCGCCAGCCCCAGGGCGTTGCGGATGGCCCCGATCTCGGGTTGTGTTTTCTCAACGCGCAGCGTTTCGACAATATCCTCGGTATCCGCCAGTTCGACCGCCAGATGGGCATCTTTCAAAGCTGTTATCATTTTCCGGTGCTGGGCCCGGGAGACGCGGATGCTTTCAAAACCCAGACGTCTGGTTTGGTATCCTTTCAGAATTATCGGCAATTCCTTGGCCAACCCTTCCCTGTATATGATGGTTTCATAGTCGGGGGCTTCCTGCCGGGCTTGCAATTCAAAGCGGGAATCGGTTGCCAAGAGCAATTTTTCGGCTGTAATCAATAGCGCCCCGGCCGACTCGTCAAACTGGGTGTCTTCACCGGTAAATCCGCTTAAATAGCGGCGGTTTTCGGCAATGAGCACCAGAAAGGCGTCCAGCTCTTTTAGCTGCATAGCCTCTCGGACCCGGTCTATTCGAACCTGATGAACATCTTTCAAGTTAATCCCCCAATCAAAAGTGCTTCCGGGATGAATCCGTTCCAGCCGGAAAGTATTTTTCCAGTCACTCTAATCAAATTTTACGGCGGGAATCAAGATGATAACTTGCCCGGGCCAATAAAACCCTTGAAAGCGGTTTTTTTTTATGTGATGAAGCAAATATAATTTCGTTAACGATTACATAGCCATTTGCTCTCCGATCAACGAGACGGCAGAATCCACTTTTCGGTTTGGGAAACTGTTTAAACGAAATTACAAGGAGGAACCTATGCGTATCGTGTTTATCGGCCAGGCGCCTTTCGGCAAGGATTCGCTGGCTGCGCTCATCCAACAGGGTGAAAACATTGTCGGCGTGATCACCGTGCCGGATCTGCCCGGACAAAAACGCCCCAATCCGGTTAAAGCGCTGGCATTGGAACAGGGGCTGCCCCTGCTGCAGCCGGCAAAGCTGAAACATCCGGAAAGCGTCGCCTGGGTGCGTGAACTGAAACCGGATTTGCTGGTCCTGGCGTTTGTGACTCAATTCGCACCGCTGGAGATGATTAAGTCCGCCACCCACGGCGGCATCAATTACCACCCTTCCCTGCTGCCCAAATACCGCGGCGGTTCCGCCATCAACTGGGCCGTTATCCGCGGCGAGCGGGAAACCGGCGTCACCATCCACCTGATCGATGAAGGCGTGGATACCGGCCCCGTCATCCTCCAGGAAAAAGTGGATATCAGCCCGGATGATACCGTCAAAAGCCTCTACTTTGAAAAGCTGTATCCCCTGGGAATCAATTTGATCGCCCGGGCCGTCGCACTCGTCCGGGAAGGCAAGGCCCGGCCGATTCCCCAGGATGAATCCAAGGTTTCTTTCCAGCCGGTTATTACAGAATCGGATACCGTCATCAACTGGAAGCATTCCACCCAGGGGGTATATGACATGATCCGCGGGTCGAATCCCAGTCCGGGAGCGGTTACAACCTTTGAGGGCCGGGCGCTGAAAATCTGGGAAGCCAAACCCTACCCGTTGCAGGGACGAGCCGGCGATATAATTGAAATTGTTGAAGATAGGGGTTTTGTGGTCTCCACTGCCGACGGGGGCATCCTTGTGGAACGGGTCCAGTTTGACAATGTTAAACTCGCGGCCGTCGATTTCAGTAAAAGCCGGGGCCTCCGGACCGGTGACCGCCTGGGGGGGGTGAGAAAAACAGGCTGATGGGGTTTAGGCCGAAGGCAGTTAGGCTAAATATGGATGGTCCCGACCCCGGAAAGCTTCAGCCTTCAGCCTATCCGCCTAATTATTTAAACTAAATTATTCGGAAGCCGGTTTTAACCTGCCTGTTTTTTTAATTAAAATAACCTGCCATCCCATACAAACGACAAACAGTCCGAACCCGGCGTAAAAGAAAACCGCCGCCTTGGTCAGTATCGCAAACAATCCCAGGATCGAAGCCAGGATAAACCCGAACCGTTCCAGCCGCTCCAGATAATTAAAACAGTAATTGGAAATGCCGATCTGTAGCGTGGCAATCACCACCAGGATCGTAATCAGTTGCAGGGCAGAGAACCAAAATCCGGCTTCCGGCATCAGGATGGTAACCGGTGCATAGATAAAGAATATGGGGAGCAGGTATTTGGCAAAAGCCGCTTTGACCGCCTCCCAGGCCGTCTTCCAGTAATCGGCGCCGGCTATCTGGGCTGCCACCAGGGCTCCCACAGCC encodes the following:
- a CDS encoding aminopeptidase P family protein, with protein sequence MKDVHQVRIDRVREAMQLKELDAFLVLIAENRRYLSGFTGEDTQFDESAGALLITAEKLLLATDSRFELQARQEAPDYETIIYREGLAKELPIILKGYQTRRLGFESIRVSRAQHRKMITALKDAHLAVELADTEDIVETLRVEKTQPEIGAIRNALGLAESVFGQVAADIRPGMTEKEAAWSLEKALREAGADGLSFPAIVASGPNSALPHAIPGDRPLRSDEPILFDWGIRLEGYCSDISRTLVMGEPDTTFQKVFQTVREAQEMAIEAIKPGIGTKAVDEIARRHIEKMGFKDCFGHGLGHGVGLAIHEQPRLSPLGDKKLAAGMVCTVEPGIYLPGWGGVRLENMIVVTADGVDVLNRTTVDEVRLGV
- the fmt gene encoding methionyl-tRNA formyltransferase, encoding MRIVFIGQAPFGKDSLAALIQQGENIVGVITVPDLPGQKRPNPVKALALEQGLPLLQPAKLKHPESVAWVRELKPDLLVLAFVTQFAPLEMIKSATHGGINYHPSLLPKYRGGSAINWAVIRGERETGVTIHLIDEGVDTGPVILQEKVDISPDDTVKSLYFEKLYPLGINLIARAVALVREGKARPIPQDESKVSFQPVITESDTVINWKHSTQGVYDMIRGSNPSPGAVTTFEGRALKIWEAKPYPLQGRAGDIIEIVEDRGFVVSTADGGILVERVQFDNVKLAAVDFSKSRGLRTGDRLGGVRKTG